CTCAGAAAAAAAGCATAAGCAATCGGCACGATTTCGCCGTCGTGCCGGTCGGGGGTTTTAATCCCGACCGCATCAAGTCTCTTAAAAAGGGTATGGAAACTACACTCGGAGGCGAGATTCTTGCCGCCGCAATATTGGACCGGGATTACAGGTCGGATGCGGAGTGTACGGGTATAGCGGGTAAATGCGAAGAGTTCTGTGAACATGTAAAAATTCTTGACCGAAAGGAGATCGAGAATTTTGTGCTGATACCATCCGCCATAGACCGGGCGGCAAAGAAAAGGATCTCGGATCAGGTGCGGCGGACGGGAAAGGAAATCGAATATGTATCCGTGGCAGCGGAGGTGCTAGACAAGTTTGCGGCAGATAAAAAAAGTTCAGTGGAAGCTCAATTTCTGTCCCACCACCGAACATTTGCTCGGTCCGAAAGGACTAAAGCTGATGATACGCGTATAGATGCCGAAAGTTTGGAAAAATTCGAGGGGTTATGGAGCGATCCGATCGAACGTTACAAGCTTATTCCGGGCAAAGAGGCAATCAGCACTGTTAATGAGCACTTGCAGAATAGTTATGGTGTCAGCGTCACTCCGGCTGCAATTGTTGATGCCATGCACGTTGATGAAATTCCCTTGGAGATGCGAGGACTTATTGAAGAGTTGGTTTCGTTTTCTTCTTTGCGAAACAGTGGGTAATTGGCACTCTCTAGAGTTTAAAGGTTAGAGGAAACGTTGGGACACTAGTGATATGTTATAGTGCATTGGTAAGAGTGTTTTTCACGTAAAATCCTTGCTATAAAAGCATTAACTTGAAAGCACGAATAGAAATATATTATGCTCCAACATTTTTCACCTAGTAAATTATAGGAGGAATCAAATTTTGAGTATGTGGCGTTTTATCAAGCGAAACATTCGTTTTGCCAGGGTTTACATTCGGAAGCAAATATATCTTGCCAAAAACAACTCTTCACGACCTGGAAATCTAAGATGGCTGATCGAGAAAGAGCAAAAATATGGAGGGTATATAGGCGGTTTGCCTCGTAGAGTTATGAGCGAGCACCATGATTCGCATACCAAAGCCAAATTGGAGCGTCGACTCATGCAGGGCGGGGACCGCATGCTGTTTCATGATTACGGGAAAGTGTACGCAAGATATCTTGTCCCTTTCGTTTCCAGTTCTGATTCTTTTACTCTTATAGAACTCGGCATTTTAAAGGGAACGGGTCTTGCGATATGGTGCGATCTGTTCGAATCTGGACGAATAATAGGTCTCGATATTGATCTTGAATATTTCAACGCGAATATTGAGAAGCTAAAGGGCTTAGGAGCTTTCGCAAATAATATGCCGGAACTGCATTACTTTGATCAGTATGAAGATAACCATGAATACCTAGGGGACATTCTGGGGGATGACAAAATCGATATTTTTATTGACGATGGAGTCCATGACTCCGAAGCCATTATGAAAACAATGGAGTGTGTAGTTCCTTATCTTTCTGATCGGTTCGTGTATTTCGTTGAAGACAACAAGTGGGTGCATTCACAGATTCGACAAAGCTATCCTGATTTTACTGTTGAAAGTTATGGACGTTTCACGGTTGTTACGTTGAACCCAGTCCAGCAATAGCCTCAAAAAGAGTATGGTAAGTGCCTAATGAATGAACTAAAAGCGGACAAAAAGGAACTTACGAAAAACGTGTCTTGGCTTTTTGTGGCAAAGTCCGTTCCATCCGCCGCTAATATAGTGGAAATGATTATTCTGGCAAGATTTCTTGGGCTTGAACTCTTCGGTCTGCTGACCTTGGTTGTCGCTTACGTGAAAATCATAAGTTCTCTTCTTGATTTCAGAGTCTGGGAATCCGTTGTGAAATATGTGGGTGAGTTTACGGAGAAAAATGAATCAGACAATGCTTTATCAATGATAAAATTCTCTTACTTGGTTGACGTTGCAACTGGTCTTTTAGCTTTTGCGGTCTGCGTTTTGCTTGCCGGGGTGGCTAATGATGTATTCATAAAATCTCCTGACGGGTTTGAACTGGTCCTGATTTTTTCTTTCAGCTTGGTGATTGCTACCGCTAATGCCACGTCCGAAGCACTTTTCAGGGTGTTTGACAAGTTCAAAACGATTGTTTTCGTTAAGTCATCAAAGGCGGTTTTTAAGCTGAGTTCCGTATTGATAGCCTTGTATCTCGGTTATGGAATCAGGGGCGTACTTTTCGCCTATGTGGCCGTTTCGTTCTTTGAGTTTCTACTGACTCAGATAGTGGTCAGCAGGATGCTTAGGGATAAGGGGCTTGGCAGTTGGTTTTCATCGAGAATAGGTCTTCTTTCGCACAGGATGAGAGAGATAACGTGGTTTCTGGTCAACACGAGCTTTAACGCGACATTGACGATAGCCAATGAGGGGAAAATCGCCGTTTTGGTGCTGGGATATTTTTTCACCACGGAAGCTGCGGGCTTATACAAAGTTGCAAGAGCCGTCATCAAAGTGATTGGGAGGATTACGGATCCCTTATATGAGGCAATTTTCCCGAAGCTTGTAAGTCTTTCAACGTTGAATTTATATGACAGGCTAGTTGGAATCGTAAAGTTTTCCGTTAGGAGTCTGCTCAAATTCATAGTCCCGGTTCTTATCGCAATACTTCTGTTTACGGAACAGTTCATTGGTCTCATTTTCGGTGACCAGTATGTACCCGCTTCCAATACCATGAGGGTACTGACAATAGGGGTTCTCTTTACGGGAACCACATTCTGGTTAACTCCGTTGCTTCTGGCCGTTGGAAGACCTGGACTGAGAACGGCAGTCAGTATGTTTAAAATATTGGGATATGTTGCTTTATTGCTTGTGCTAGTTCCAAGATATTCATACATGGGCGCTGGTATCACTTACCTTGTTGTGGAGTTTGTTCATTTCCTAGCGGCCATTTATTTGGCGCAGAGGCTTAAACATGTGTATTTGAGGTGACTGTCTTGTCCATCGAGAAATTGTTTGTAATGATTAATCGGACGTTTTTTAATCTGGAGATAAAACGAAAAGCCCTCAACATCCGGTTAGCTTTTTATCTTAAAAGCGTTTCTACCGAATTTTAAGTTGGTTTTTACGTTCAGAGCACATTTCCTTCTAAGAGAACTGGCGGCAACCGAATTTTCCGCTGGCAGAGTTTATGAATAAAAACACCATGAGAAGCAGGTGCGTGGAGGTATTTGTAATAACCCTGATAACCATTCAGGGATTATACGTCGTTTTTCCCCTCCCCGATATCTGGCCGTTTTCGAATTACTCGATGTTCAGCAAGGCTAATCCCGTAACCGTTGCTTCGAGTTTTGAGTTCCATGGGCTAACAAGGGAGGGAAAAGAGGTAACGCTGGACAGCAAAAAAGCTTTCCTGCCTCTTGACAAGGTCAGGTTGGAGAAGGGCATAACCAAGATTCTGAACCGGGAATCTCTTGTCCAGAAACAGGAAAAAGAGCTTGAATCTGCTTTCAAGCTCTTGAGCTTTCTTCCTGTGGATAATGCTTTCCTCAAAAAAAACGTGAGACTTTTGCTTCCTTATAAAAAAAATGCTGCTGTCGCAGACAAGGAAAAAGAGCTTCGCATACTGTTTGACTACCTGCTTGCGCAATATGAAGATAACCGCAAGAAAAAGCTTCACGGCGGTCCACCCATTGTTTCCATGAATCTTTACTTAACCAGGTGGGATTGGACCGATGTATCTCCACAAGAAGTTTTCCCCGAGAGCAAGCTGGTTTATTCCTCTGAGTACGGGTTGTCTGAAGATGAGTAGGAATTCTCAAAAATTGAGTTCTGTTTTTTCCGGCTTTTTCTTTAAGGATGCAGACCCCCGGAATCTTGGAATATGCAGGTTTCTTTTCTACGGAATCATCCTGTGTCTTTACCTTGAAAGAGATTTTTCCCAGTGGGCCAAGGTCCCCGATGTTCTCTGGCATCCGATATTTATCTTCGACTTTTTCCGTATCCCGGTCCTCTCCGCCGATATTCTCGGATTTCTGGGGATTCTCTGGCTCGCAAGTCTTTTGTTAAGTGCCCTCGGATTTCTTACGCGTCCAAGCACTGTTTGCTCTTTCTTGGTGGGCTTTTATCTGCTCGGGATGGAAAACAGTTTTGCCAAAACGCATCACATGGAATCATTGATGCTTGTAATATTCTGCGTTTTGTGTCTTTCCCGTTGTGGAGACGGTTTCTCGCTTGACGCAGTGTTTAAGCGGAGGTACGGGTGGTGGCCATTCGGGCGGAGTGTTAAAAGATCAAGCCCAGCGTATCGATGGCCGGTGAGATTGATCTGGGTAATGATCACGTTGGTTTTCTGCGCGGCCGGGATCTCGAAGTTAAGAAATCCCAATTTGGAATGGATTACTTCTGAGTACATGTCGACTTTGTTCATAAACAAGGGACTTGCGGGAGACAGAGTCGCCCCGCTCATAGGATGGCTGCCTTTTTGGCTTGGGAGCAAGGTCTGGCTATCTTCTTCTCTGGCTGGCGTGACCGTATTGCTTGAGTCCTGCGCTCCTTTGGCCCTGGTTAACAGGCATCTGAGGGCAGTTATAGTTCCGGGTCTGTTTTTTATGCTGTTGGGCTTCGGGATTATTATAGGAACCCCTTTTCCGCAGTGGCTTGCCGCATTTGTCTTCTGGGTGACGTGGGATGATCTTGTGGTCAGGCGGCCGGGTCTTTTTCGGGAATGGCGCGCCACATCTCGCTGAAAAGTTTTTCATATCCGGAGATCATCTTCTCTCTCGAGAAGTTCTCCGATCTTTTCTTCGCTTCTTCTTCCAAGTGTCGCCTCA
The window above is part of the Candidatus Dadabacteria bacterium genome. Proteins encoded here:
- a CDS encoding oligosaccharide flippase family protein yields the protein MNELKADKKELTKNVSWLFVAKSVPSAANIVEMIILARFLGLELFGLLTLVVAYVKIISSLLDFRVWESVVKYVGEFTEKNESDNALSMIKFSYLVDVATGLLAFAVCVLLAGVANDVFIKSPDGFELVLIFSFSLVIATANATSEALFRVFDKFKTIVFVKSSKAVFKLSSVLIALYLGYGIRGVLFAYVAVSFFEFLLTQIVVSRMLRDKGLGSWFSSRIGLLSHRMREITWFLVNTSFNATLTIANEGKIAVLVLGYFFTTEAAGLYKVARAVIKVIGRITDPLYEAIFPKLVSLSTLNLYDRLVGIVKFSVRSLLKFIVPVLIAILLFTEQFIGLIFGDQYVPASNTMRVLTIGVLFTGTTFWLTPLLLAVGRPGLRTAVSMFKILGYVALLLVLVPRYSYMGAGITYLVVEFVHFLAAIYLAQRLKHVYLR